The genome window GTTTGGAGAGCTGCTGGGTCAGGCTTTTCAGATTCAAGATGATGTCCTGGAGATTTATTCCGATGTTGAGACGATGGGAAAGAGCCTGGGAAGCGATGTGGCCACGGGGAAAAAAACTTATCTCACGTGCAGGGCGCTTGAAAAAGATTCCGACGCCTGGAATCGGTTGATGACATCCTTGAAAGGAGAAAACCTCGAGTCGGAAGCACTCCCCGCAATGCGGGTCTACTTTGAAGAATCCGGAGTGATGGGGGAGGCCAAAAATGAGATCAGGCGAATTCTCAGCCTTTCGCGGGCCAAACTGGATCTATTCCCTGTAGAGGCCAGGCAGAATCTCGATCATTTTGTGAATATGCTCATGGCGAGAGAGAGGTGAGAGGCGCCGTGCTGGCTGAAAACTTCCGGTCCATCGATCAAGACGACATGTTTGGCCTGATCTACAATTTCCCCGACCAGATGGATGAAGCAATGGAGATCGGGAGGAAGATCAAGCCTCATGAGGATTACAAATCTGATGGGGGCCTGGCCATAGCGGGAATGGGGGGATCGGCAATCGCCGGTGATATGATGGCATTTCTCATTTCACTGGCTTCAGATATCCCCGTCACCGTGACCCGGAATTACCGTCTGCCGCCCTGGGTCGATGACACTAACCTTGTCATTCTGCTGAGCTATTCGGGCAATACGGAAGAGACGTTATCCTGCCTTGACGATGCCTTGAACCGAAAGGCTAAATTGGTGGGGATTACATCCGGGGGAAGGTTGAAGAGAAGATTGAAGGGTCGAAGCGACCTTGTGATTACGATTCCGCCAGGTCTTCCTCCGAGGGCCTCACTGGGTTATTTGGTGATTCCGGGACTTTACTTCCTCAGGAGAATCGGCTTAGTCTCAGCTGACGTTGAGGTGTCGCTATCCGCAGCAGCTGAGAACTTGAGATTCTGGCGGAATGAATTCAGCGAGCCCCATGAAAAGAACCTGGCGTACACGATTGCCAGGACGATATACGATAGTGTGCCGGTGATTTACGGCGTGGCGGACGAAACATCCATTGTAGCCCTCCGATGGAGAACGCAACTTGAGGAAAACGGCAAGATGGTTGCATTTCACCATTCGTTACCGGAGATGAATCACAACGAGATTGTGGGATTTGAAAACAACCCTGATTTGCTCAAGAAGATGTGCATCATCTGGATATCAGACAGTGGTGATCATCCCCGAATTCAGCGTCGACAGGAACTGACTCGAGAAATCATCGGGAATGGGGTGAAGTCCCAGATCAGTGTTCAGAGTCGCGGGGAGACGCGGATGGAGAGGCTATTCTATCTTGTCTACCTGGGTGACTGGGTCAGTTTCTGGGTGGCCATGCTGCACCGTACCGATCCCACGCCAGTGGTAAGAATCGACCGGCTCAAAGGCTTACTCTCGGGCTGAGAAATGGCCTTTCGCGCCAAATAACATTGCATCCAGTGCTTGGGCGTCCTATATTAATTTAAGTCTTTTTGAAACACGTTCAATGATTCCAGTCGAGGTCACAAAAATTTCCTTTTATCCCCCAAGCAAGGGGTATGCCGTCGTTCTTCAGGAAATAGGGGGACAGGGGAGGAAGCTTCCCGTGATTGTGGGTTCCTTCGAGGCCCAGGCAATTGCTCTCGCCCTGGAAAACGTGGAAACCCCCAGACCCATGACACACGATCTTATCAGCACAATCCTGGAGGAAGTGGAAGTCAACATAAAGCAGGTAGTCATCACGCATCTTTCTGACGGCACCTTTTTCGCGGAGATCAGGGTCGAGTCAGATCACTCCGGCCGTTGTGACATTGACACCAGGCCAAGCGATGCCATTGCCATCGCTCTTCGCCTGGATTCCCCTATTTTCGTCTCAGAGATGGTCATGGGGGAGGCAGGTGTCGAGGAGGGGGCTGAGACAGGTTTGAGTTTCGAAGAACTGCGCCACGGTAGCGAGAATTCCAGGCACTACCTTGAAGAACAGTTACAGAAGGCGATTGAAGAAGAGGAATATGAAGCCGCTGCCGAGTTAAGGGATAAAATTCTCAGGCTGGCTAAGAAGGAATAGGTTCCCAAAACCCGATAGATTCGAGGGCTATTTGAGCCGCCTGTTGTTCAGCGGCTTTTTTTGATTTTCCATTGCCCGGCTGAAACCTCTTCTTGCCAACTTGCACGCTTACCTCAAATACCTTCTGGTGCTCCGGTCCGGTCGTCTTCGTGACGAGGAAACGTGGGGCATCCATCTGTTTGGCTTGGCAGTACTCGATGAGGAGTCCTTTATGATTGATGCTGCGCCAGGCCTCCCGTCGGTGATTCCAAATTGACGTTTCCACAAGGCGTTCACAGGGCTTGATCCCTCCGTCAAGATAGATAGCGCCCACAATTGCCTCGAATACGTTAGCAAGCTGATTTTGAGAGACCTTCTCCTGATCCAGGTCCACGGAAGGCGCGGCCGAAATGGACGGTAGCAGGCCGAGTTTGTCCCCCATCTTCGCCAGAAATGTTTTCTGCACAAGGGCAGAACGTTTCTCTGTCAACAGACCCTCGCTGCTCTCTGGAAACTCCTGCAGAAGCCTTTTCGATACAAGGTAATCGATGATGGCATCTCCCAGAAACTCCAGTTGTTCGTAGTTTTTTCTCAGATCTGAATGGACCGATTTGTGGGTGATGGATTGAACCAGAAGGTCGGAGCTGGAAAAGAAGTAACCGAGTTTATGCTGAAGCCGCGTAAGTTTCGACTTACGCGCAAAAAGACGACCCTTGAGGCGTCTCAAGGTCTTGCCGGGGAACGACCTTACATTTTCCACCGTTTCAGGAGGAGAACGGCGTTGTGACCGCCGAATCCGAAGGTATTCGACATGACACAGTCAATGTCTTTCTTCACGGCTCTATTAGGCGTATAGTTTAGATCACATTCCGGATCTGGTGTTTCGTAATTGATGGTGGGAGGGATCACGCCGTGGTTCATAGCGAGCAGTGAGGCGATAGCCTCGATCCCTCCACTGGCACCCAGAAGATGTCCGGTCATGGACTTAGTCGAACTCACACTGAGCCGGGCGGCGTGCTCACCAAACACTTCCTTAATCGCAATGGTCTCATTTTTGTCGTTAAGAGGGGTGGACGTTCCGTGGGCATTGACGTAGTCGACCTGGTCGAGATCAATTCCGGCGTCGGAGATCGCCCGTTGCATGGCCCGGATGGCCCCCTCTCCGCCCGGTGCCGGTGCCGTGACATGATAGGCATCCGCCGTGGCCCCGTAACCTATCAACTCACCGTAGATTCTTGCTCCCCGTTTCAGTGCATGCTCGGCCTCTTCCACGATCAAGAGTCCTGCTCCCTCGCTCATGACGAAACCGTCTCTGTCAGCATCGAACGGTCGAGATGCCTTTTGTGGTTCGTCGTTCCGGGCCGATAATGCCCGCATTCTGGAGAAACCTGCGAAGGATAGTCGAGTGAGCGCCGCCTCGGCGCCCCCCGCGATGACCACGTCAGCATCCCCGTACTGGATTAATCTCATGGCATTACCGATGGCGTGTGTGGCTGATGAGCATGCCGAAACGACACCGTAGTTCGGGCCTTTGAGTTCCCATTTCATCGAGATCTGACCTGCCGCGATGTCCGAAATGAATTTGGTGATGAAGAAGGGGGAAACGGCGCGCGGTCCCCGTTCCTTGAGCCGGATGCTCTGCTCTTCCATGGTCTCGAGACCCCCCACTCCAGACCCAACGATTGCACCGAAACGATCCATGTTCTCAATGCCGTCTTCCAGTTCACCATCCTTCAAAGTCTCGTCTGCGGCTACGAGAGCATAGATAGAAAAATCATCCAAGCGATCGATCTCTTTTCGGGACAGGAGCGCCTCTACATCAAGGTTCTTGACCTCTCCTCCGATTTTCACCGACATGTCGCTCACGTCGATTTTGGTCACATGGTCAATACCACTGCGACCCGAGATCAAAGAGTCCCAGAACTCGTCTTTTCCCACACCGACAGGGGACACCACTCCCATGCCGGTGACCACCACTCTTTGCTTCACCTCATCTATTTTGATACGTGGGAATCGATATACTTCACAGCTTGTTCGACCGTCGTGAGCTTCTCGGCCTCTTCGTCTGGAATCTCAATGCCGAATTCCTCTTCAAGCTGCATGACCAATTCCACGGTATCGAGGGAATCCGCCCCAAGATCATCAACAAACGAGGCTTCGGGAGTGATCTTACTCTCCTCCGCCCCCAATTTGTCCATGATCACCTCTTTTACTTTTTCGAAACTGGACATCTGCCACCTCCTCTACATATGAAGTCCACCGTTTACTGAGATTGTCTGGCCGGTGATATATCCGGCCTCGTCCGAAGCCAGGAACAGGACGAGATCTGCCACGTCGTCGGGACGTCCAATCCTCTTCAAAGGTATTTGGCTTGTAAGTTTTTCCTTAACGTTTTCGGGAATCCGATCTGTCAATTCCGTCTGTATATACCCAGGGGCGACGGCGTTGACCGTGATATTGCGGGATGCGAGCTCTCTCGCAGCGGACTTTGTCAACCCGATAATCCCCGCCTTGGATGACGCGTAATTTGACTGCCCGGCATTTCCTGTCAGGCCAACCAGTGAAGTCACATTGATGATCCGGCCGTATCGGTTCTTTATCATGGCGGATGCAACGGCCCTGATCCCATGGAAACAGCCTTTGAGATTAACCTCAATAACCTCATCCCAATCCTCTTCCCGCATTCGAAGTATAAGTTTGTCTCGGACAATTCCGGCGTTATTAACGAGAATGTGGACTGTACCGAATTTCTCAATGCCCTGCTGCACGCAGGATTCGAATTTCCGGAAATCTGTCACGTCCAGGGGAACAGCCGTGGCTTCTCCCCCGGCCTCTTCAATGGTTCCCACAACTTCCTCAAGATCGTCCATCGACCTGCTGGCGCATATGACTTTAATCCCCTTCCGACCCAATAGTTGGGCGATGGCCCGGCCAATACCTCGTGAAGCACCCGTCACAAGTGCCACTCTTCCACCAGTCTCAGGCACAGGCAACCTTTTCCAAGGTTTCCAACGATTCCACTCCCGAAGCAGAGAAAAAACTGTCTATTCGTCTGAGCAGGCCCCTCAGGACGTTTCCGGGACCTACCTCAATGCATTGAGTAACCCTCAGATCTTTCAACTCCTGTATGGTTTCCAGCCACCTGACCGGGTGATCGATCTGGTCTATCAAGTTTCGCCTGATTTCATCTGGGTCGGTTGTCCGTCTCGCCGTCACATTCATGACTACTGGAAATCTTGCCTCCCTTAATTCTATGTTTTCAAGGGCCTCTCTGACCGCTTTCTTCGCTGATGACATGAGCGGGGAATGAAAGGCGCCGCTAACTTTCAACTCAATCGCTCGGGCAGCTCCAGCCTCTTTGGCCAATTCGATTGCGTGTCGGACCGATTTCAGGTCGCCAGAAATTACAATCTGATTCTGAGAATTGAAATTGGCAGGTGCCACGACGCCTTCTCCGGACGATTCCTCGCATATTCTTGACACTTTTTCCTCATCCAGCCCTATAATGGCAGCCATCGTGCCCGGGTTCGAGGTACCAGAGTCCTGCATGCTTTGTCCCCGGATTTTCACCAGTTTGAGAGCGTCTTCAAACGAAAAGACGGCCGCCGCCGTAAGAGCTGAGTACTCGCCCAGGCTGTGTCCTGCACCGCAATGTGGCACGCCGCCCCGTTCCATGAGAAGATTAGCCAGAATCACGCTCACAATGAAAATCGACGGTTGAGTGTATTCGGTCCGCATTAATGCCTCAGAAGGACCGTTGAAGGAGAGGGAAGCGATATCCATACCCATGATTTTGTTCGCTTTTTTGTACAGTTGTCTGCCCAGGGCGGTTTTGTCAAAAAGATCACGACCCATTCCCACCCTCTGAGATCCTTGTCCGGGAAAGAGAAAAGCAGTCTCGCTCACTTGCAGTCCCCCCACCTGATAAGAACGCTTCCCCAGGTGAGTCCAGCCCCAAAGGCGGCCAGGATGACATACTCCCCGGAACCAAGCCGGTTGGTCTCAACGGCTTCGGCAAGGGCAATGGGGACGGTTCCCGCCGTTGTGTTTGCATAACGGTCGATGTTGACAAGCACCTGGCCGGGTGATAGTCCCAGCCGTCTGCAGCATGCGTCAATGATCCTTTTGTTTGCCTGATGAGGCACGAACAACCGGATGTCTTCACCGGTGAGTCCGTTGCGAGTCAGAATAACCTCCGTAGCCTCAGTCATTCCCTTGACTGCGAATTTGTAGACCTGACGCCCCCGTTGTTGCAGGAAATGCATTCGTTTGTCCAGTGTATCCCGAGACGCGGGATGCAGACTCCCACCTGCGGGCATTTTGAGAAGATCACCTCCGCTCCCATCCAGATACAACAGCGAGTCGAGGATGCCGTCTTCTTCACCGGCAGGTTCCAGCAGAACGCCTCCCGCACCATCGCCAAAAAGGACACAGGTTTCCCGGTCTTCATAGTCTACAACGGAACTCATGGTATCTGCCCCAATGACAATAACTTTCCTGTACTGACCCGATTCGATGAATTTTGCCCCTGTCTCAAGAGCAAATATGAATCCGGAACAGGCGGCCGAAAGATCGAATCCCCAGGCATTGCGTGCCCCAATATTGTCCTGAATGAGTGCCGCTGTGGAAGGAAACAGCATATCGGGGGTCACTGTGGCCACTATGATTATCTCTACTTCTGAAGGGTCAACTCCGCTCTTCTCCAGCAATATTTTCGCCACTTCCGTACTCATAAATGAAGTGACTTCTCCTTTCGACGCGATGCGCCGTTCACGGATTCCTGTCCGGGAAATGATCCATTCGTCTGTGGTGTCCACCATTTTCTCCAAATCGGCATTAGACAGGATTCGATCGGGAGCATATTTTGCGGTTGCAGTAATGGACGCTCTCATGAAAGGGTCTCTATCCTACCGGGATGATTTGAGAAGCGAAACTGTGCTGGAAATGTCTTCCCTTATGGACTCCACAAGATGCTCTTCCACCGATTTTCTTGCGGCCAGTATGGCGTTCTTGATGGCCCGGCGGGGAGAACTCCCGTGGCACACGATGCAGATCCCATTAACGCCAAGGAGGGGAACTCCCCCGTACTCCTCATACTCATATTCTCGCATCACCTGCGTGAAAAGGTTAGAAAGAATTTTCTTATCCGCTGCGGGCGGTCCAGTTTTATCCAGCTGCCGGAATACGGCCTGTCTCACGTGGCCAATCCAACCCTCTGCAAACTTGACCAGAGTGTTCCCCACAAAACCGTCGCAAACCGCGACATCCACCAGACCGTCGAGCAAGTGTCGACTTTCGATATTGCCTCGGAAGTTCGGAAGATTGTTCTTCAACAATTTATGAACTTCCAAGTAAACATCCGTCCCTTTCGTCGGTTCCACCCCAATGTTGAGAAGACCAATACGTGGGTATTCCACCTCCCAGATATGTTTTATGTACTCAGATGCCATAATGGCGAACTGAAGAAAATGCCGAGGTTTAGCTTCCACGTTTGCACCTATGTCACACAGTACAAGCCCGCGGGGCCTTACGGGAAAGTATACTCCCAGAGCAGGTCTGAGGACTCCTTCGATACGTCCCAGCAGAAAAAGGGCGGATGATAGGACGGCGCCAGTGCTGCCCGCACTAACAAACGCAGCTCCTATTCCATCCCGAACCAGTCGAATGCCTGTGACCAGTGAGGAGTCAGGTTTCTTTTTCACAACCTGTGAAGGAGGATCGGTCATCTCCACCTGTTGAGTCGTATGGTGGATTTCCAGATGTTCTGAAGTGAAATCGGCAGCACTCAATTCCTTCCTGATTAACTCTTCGCTTCCTGTCAGGAGTACGTCGAGTTCACCTCTGGTTTCCTTCAAGGCGTCTATGGTTCCCTTAATAACGGCGTGGGGGGCATGATCCCCTCCCATGGAATCGATGACAATCTTCATGCAAAAAGGGACTAGCTACTGGATGGCGTGATCACGGGGCGTCCCCTGTAATATCCACAGTTGGGACAGGCCCTGTGAGGAATTTTGGGTTGGTTGCATTGAGGACATATCGTAATTGAAGGTTTCTTGGCCTTCCAGTGTGTTCTTCTCTTGCGCCCTCGGGCTCGGGAATGTCTCCTCTTGGGTAGTGCCATACGGTTACTCCGTCCTCGATAAATTAATTTGCCTCAAAGCTGCCCACCTTTCATCAACCCCGTTTTCTCCACAATCACACGTATCCTGGTTAAGATTTGTGCCGCACTGGGGGCAGATGCCCCGGCACGTTTCGCTGCAGACCTGTTTCATGGACCGCTCGAGAAGGATAGCATCTCTAAGTGGAGGTCCCAGATTCAGTTCTTGCTCATTCGCAGGGAAAAAATAAATATCCGAATCCTTTCCCCCTTCGAGCAATAATTCCTTTTCTGTAAGCATGAGTTGAAATGTCACATCCATTCGACTGTCGAAGGGCGAAAGACATCTGTCACACGTCTCTCTTGCTACCAATGTGGCCCTGGCTCTCATGACAATATCTGATTCGGTCTGATTTACCCGCATTTCCACGGTAATCGTCTCGGAAACCAGATTCATGTCGTCGAGGCCAAGATCACTGGCATCCAGCATCAACGCGAGTGTCTCCGACTCTTCCAGCATGTCTGTACCTCTCAACTTCATTTCAGCTGCGAAAGTTAATTTCCTCCTGGGCTGTCAGTCAAGAAATCACTTTTCCTCTTTCAGGAGGAAAATCATAAGAAAAAGGGGCCATGAGGCCCCTATTGACTCGAAACATCGCTGACGATCCTAATCACTTTTCACCTTCTTCCTTCCCTTCACTTTCTTCCCCGTTCTCACCCTCGGATGCTTTTTCCGCTTTGTCTTCCTCAGGCCATTCTGTCTGTTCCTGCTCCTCGGCTTCGAGTTCTTCTTCATCTTTTCTCTCGAGCAAGTCTTCCTCATCTGTCTTTTTCTTAAAGATGATTAGAGCGATCGTTTCCCCCACTACCTCGATGGAGAGGGCATACGATATGAGAGTCGAACCCACGAGAAACAGCGAGACCGCGACAAAGAAACCTCCTACATATTCCAGAGGGCTTAGTGTGGCCGCGGCGTCGGGCAAACCGAAATGCCAGTGTGAACCCGGATGGAATCCCTGGAGCAATGATACGGGGGAGGAGTCCCCCAACACCGTGTCTGTTGCCCAACCAACAATATGGGCCAACTTGGAGCCCATAAGCCACTTGTGCCCGAATACAGCGTTGATGAGGTCATAACCCGTTGTTAGAAACAGACCGAATACCACCGATCCAGCGTAAATCAGACAACCCAACAGGGGAAGATACAAAGCAATTCTCCAGGGTTGTGACCAGGTGATTGAGTAATTCTGAAAAACGGCTCCCATGGTGTCTTCTTCCAGAGTGGCAACAATGGCAGGTGTGAAAAAGAAGGAGATCGTCAACACAACACCTGTGTAGATGACAAATACCGAGCCGAATAACCAGAGGAGGTATGGGATACCGAAGAACAACTCACCTAAGTAAGGAATCTTTCCAATGAGGGCAAAGAGGGCGGCCATGACAACGAAGAATATTGCGATAACCACAATTGACACGTGTGTGAATACCGGTGCATGCCAATGCTTCCTCACGAATTTCCAGGCGTCAGACGAGGAGTAGAATTCATCCCCTTTAAGCTGTTTATAGGTAACCCTTGCCACAGCCGTCGAGCCCAGAACCAGGGCGATAATCCAGACCAGAAGGCCGATTATCCACAGGGCATAGGCAATCCAGTTTGCCTCGTTTCCCACAAGACAGGGGTATAGACCGTATCGATGCCAAGCCTCACCTAATGGAATACCGGCAAGGCGGAGAGAAAGATAGGAAAATACCCAATAAGCGGCGTATCCTGGTATGTTTGCCGAGAGCATTATCCATATCTTCTTACCGCTCAAGGCCAGTCGCGGAGCACGAAGAATATCTCGAACATCAAAGTATAGACTCATTGGACCCATTTGACTACCCTCCTTAATCCTTTTGGATATCCGTTCGAACGTGATCTACCCATGTTGCCATATTTATTACCGACGAGATTTCAGAGGCTGCATTCCGGGCGGCATCGTAGTTTGTAAATGTTCCGATCCTGACACGGTACCAAAACTCGTCCGTTTCTTCGAAATAAGCTTCCTGAACATAAGCATCAAACCCCAGATTCACCATTTCATCAGCCTGACGCCCCGCCTGTTCAAAAGTGGGCCAAGATGAAACCTGAATGGTCAGTTCGCCTTCGACCTTGGGTATCCTGGTCCCTCTGATGGGTTCAGGTGGTGGGGGAGGAGCCTGTGGTTCCTCCTCTCTCACTATCTCTGCCGTCGTTTCGACTCTTGCAGTGACCTCCTTGGAATCATTTGCCGCATCCTCAAAGACTACTTCAGTCAGATCAGTCAACACCTTATCCGGCATGAATTCTTCCTCAGTCGTTGGCTCAGTCAAAACCGTATCCGGTACCGCTTCCGCCACCGTTTCAATCTCCACTTCAGGTGGCTGTGCTCCAATGCGGAACTCGTAGGATTGAGAGGCTACTTTTTCTCCTTCTTCACCGGATACCACCACATCGAAAACATATTCACCCAGTTGGTCAGCCTCGAAGGACATTTGTTTTCCACCATCCGTAATAATCAGATCGGAAAAACTCAGTTTGCTGCTGG of Candidatus Neomarinimicrobiota bacterium contains these proteins:
- the fabG gene encoding 3-oxoacyl-[acyl-carrier-protein] reductase, yielding MPETGGRVALVTGASRGIGRAIAQLLGRKGIKVICASRSMDDLEEVVGTIEEAGGEATAVPLDVTDFRKFESCVQQGIEKFGTVHILVNNAGIVRDKLILRMREEDWDEVIEVNLKGCFHGIRAVASAMIKNRYGRIINVTSLVGLTGNAGQSNYASSKAGIIGLTKSAARELASRNITVNAVAPGYIQTELTDRIPENVKEKLTSQIPLKRIGRPDDVADLVLFLASDEAGYITGQTISVNGGLHM
- a CDS encoding bifunctional phosphoglucose/phosphomannose isomerase; its protein translation is MRGAVLAENFRSIDQDDMFGLIYNFPDQMDEAMEIGRKIKPHEDYKSDGGLAIAGMGGSAIAGDMMAFLISLASDIPVTVTRNYRLPPWVDDTNLVILLSYSGNTEETLSCLDDALNRKAKLVGITSGGRLKRRLKGRSDLVITIPPGLPPRASLGYLVIPGLYFLRRIGLVSADVEVSLSAAAENLRFWRNEFSEPHEKNLAYTIARTIYDSVPVIYGVADETSIVALRWRTQLEENGKMVAFHHSLPEMNHNEIVGFENNPDLLKKMCIIWISDSGDHPRIQRRQELTREIIGNGVKSQISVQSRGETRMERLFYLVYLGDWVSFWVAMLHRTDPTPVVRIDRLKGLLSG
- a CDS encoding bifunctional nuclease family protein, giving the protein MIPVEVTKISFYPPSKGYAVVLQEIGGQGRKLPVIVGSFEAQAIALALENVETPRPMTHDLISTILEEVEVNIKQVVITHLSDGTFFAEIRVESDHSGRCDIDTRPSDAIAIALRLDSPIFVSEMVMGEAGVEEGAETGLSFEELRHGSENSRHYLEEQLQKAIEEEEYEAAAELRDKILRLAKKE
- a CDS encoding DUF177 domain-containing protein codes for the protein MKLRGTDMLEESETLALMLDASDLGLDDMNLVSETITVEMRVNQTESDIVMRARATLVARETCDRCLSPFDSRMDVTFQLMLTEKELLLEGGKDSDIYFFPANEQELNLGPPLRDAILLERSMKQVCSETCRGICPQCGTNLNQDTCDCGENGVDERWAALRQINLSRTE
- the rpmF gene encoding 50S ribosomal protein L32; the encoded protein is MALPKRRHSRARGRKRRTHWKAKKPSITICPQCNQPKIPHRACPNCGYYRGRPVITPSSS
- the fabD gene encoding ACP S-malonyltransferase, which codes for MSETAFLFPGQGSQRVGMGRDLFDKTALGRQLYKKANKIMGMDIASLSFNGPSEALMRTEYTQPSIFIVSVILANLLMERGGVPHCGAGHSLGEYSALTAAAVFSFEDALKLVKIRGQSMQDSGTSNPGTMAAIIGLDEEKVSRICEESSGEGVVAPANFNSQNQIVISGDLKSVRHAIELAKEAGAARAIELKVSGAFHSPLMSSAKKAVREALENIELREARFPVVMNVTARRTTDPDEIRRNLIDQIDHPVRWLETIQELKDLRVTQCIEVGPGNVLRGLLRRIDSFFSASGVESLETLEKVACA
- the plsX gene encoding phosphate acyltransferase PlsX, which encodes MKIVIDSMGGDHAPHAVIKGTIDALKETRGELDVLLTGSEELIRKELSAADFTSEHLEIHHTTQQVEMTDPPSQVVKKKPDSSLVTGIRLVRDGIGAAFVSAGSTGAVLSSALFLLGRIEGVLRPALGVYFPVRPRGLVLCDIGANVEAKPRHFLQFAIMASEYIKHIWEVEYPRIGLLNIGVEPTKGTDVYLEVHKLLKNNLPNFRGNIESRHLLDGLVDVAVCDGFVGNTLVKFAEGWIGHVRQAVFRQLDKTGPPAADKKILSNLFTQVMREYEYEEYGGVPLLGVNGICIVCHGSSPRRAIKNAILAARKSVEEHLVESIREDISSTVSLLKSSR
- a CDS encoding beta-ketoacyl-ACP synthase III; this encodes MRASITATAKYAPDRILSNADLEKMVDTTDEWIISRTGIRERRIASKGEVTSFMSTEVAKILLEKSGVDPSEVEIIIVATVTPDMLFPSTAALIQDNIGARNAWGFDLSAACSGFIFALETGAKFIESGQYRKVIVIGADTMSSVVDYEDRETCVLFGDGAGGVLLEPAGEEDGILDSLLYLDGSGGDLLKMPAGGSLHPASRDTLDKRMHFLQQRGRQVYKFAVKGMTEATEVILTRNGLTGEDIRLFVPHQANKRIIDACCRRLGLSPGQVLVNIDRYANTTAGTVPIALAEAVETNRLGSGEYVILAAFGAGLTWGSVLIRWGDCK
- the acpP gene encoding acyl carrier protein yields the protein MSSFEKVKEVIMDKLGAEESKITPEASFVDDLGADSLDTVELVMQLEEEFGIEIPDEEAEKLTTVEQAVKYIDSHVSK
- a CDS encoding SPOR domain-containing protein, translated to SSKLSFSDLIITDGGKQMSFEADQLGEYVFDVVVSGEEGEKVASQSYEFRIGAQPPEVEIETVAEAVPDTVLTEPTTEEEFMPDKVLTDLTEVVFEDAANDSKEVTARVETTAEIVREEEPQAPPPPPEPIRGTRIPKVEGELTIQVSSWPTFEQAGRQADEMVNLGFDAYVQEAYFEETDEFWYRVRIGTFTNYDAARNAASEISSVINMATWVDHVRTDIQKD
- the rnc gene encoding ribonuclease III, with product MRRLKGRLFARKSKLTRLQHKLGYFFSSSDLLVQSITHKSVHSDLRKNYEQLEFLGDAIIDYLVSKRLLQEFPESSEGLLTEKRSALVQKTFLAKMGDKLGLLPSISAAPSVDLDQEKVSQNQLANVFEAIVGAIYLDGGIKPCERLVETSIWNHRREAWRSINHKGLLIEYCQAKQMDAPRFLVTKTTGPEHQKVFEVSVQVGKKRFQPGNGKSKKAAEQQAAQIALESIGFWEPIPS
- the fabF gene encoding beta-ketoacyl-ACP synthase II, with translation MKQRVVVTGMGVVSPVGVGKDEFWDSLISGRSGIDHVTKIDVSDMSVKIGGEVKNLDVEALLSRKEIDRLDDFSIYALVAADETLKDGELEDGIENMDRFGAIVGSGVGGLETMEEQSIRLKERGPRAVSPFFITKFISDIAAGQISMKWELKGPNYGVVSACSSATHAIGNAMRLIQYGDADVVIAGGAEAALTRLSFAGFSRMRALSARNDEPQKASRPFDADRDGFVMSEGAGLLIVEEAEHALKRGARIYGELIGYGATADAYHVTAPAPGGEGAIRAMQRAISDAGIDLDQVDYVNAHGTSTPLNDKNETIAIKEVFGEHAARLSVSSTKSMTGHLLGASGGIEAIASLLAMNHGVIPPTINYETPDPECDLNYTPNRAVKKDIDCVMSNTFGFGGHNAVLLLKRWKM